The Apium graveolens cultivar Ventura chromosome 11, ASM990537v1, whole genome shotgun sequence genome has a window encoding:
- the LOC141696242 gene encoding uncharacterized protein LOC141696242, whose protein sequence is MTVKQEEFNKSFKAQQQLLLEEIRLLRIEHEAYNKGELPLPEEFEKIVGNELTGTVYLRVRNGDACVFLLDYKDHGRFHVQIFDGNTVEIDYPLRPIQYHKVCDTGRDRKFFSPTEIEKLEARFFYNAMGDSRLSDRVLPNDVIARLNVHEQMTWVQLCLNKSTWIINLKWENGNLLFNKVWTKFCEYVNLKEGDVCVFSRIEHSQRLKISIIDNDNDNELKTEVHGSGISAKKCFKMVSHDMLHDGNLELPSKFIDTYGSMLGDKVRLSFGDGWRYIAKFSKHNKSLFDLDEVFNNYSVRESFWIFFNCVGPSSLYLTIFSINGMDILHSAPAKVSLKELGKRPCFEVTDMSTSDSDSSGLVNEISSGGNQIPGILHDAAQATVDECTF, encoded by the exons ATGACAGTGAAGCAGGAAGAGTTCAACAAAAGCTTCAAGGCGCAGCAACAGCTTCTGCTTGAGGAGATTAGGCTACTGAGGATTGAGCATG AAGCATATAACAAAGGAGAGCTG CCTTTGCCTGAGGAGTTTGAAAAAATTGTGGGAAATGAATTAACCGGAACAGTGTATCTCCGGGTTAGAAATGGTGATGCATG TGTCTTCCTTCTTGATTACAAAGACCATGGACGTTTTCATGTTCAAATATTTGATGGTAACACGGTGGAGATTGATTACCCACTAAGGCCTATTCAATATCATAAAGTGTGCGATACAGGACGTGATCGGAAATTTTTTAGTCCGACCGAAATTGAGAAACTAGAAGCAAGGTTCTTCTACAATGCAATGGGTGACAGCCGCCTAAGTGACAGA GTGCTGCCCAATGATGTAATCGCCCGATTAAATGTACATGAACAAATGACCTGGGTTCAGTTATGCCTGAACAAAAGTACTTGGATTATAAACTTGAAATGGGAGAATGGGAATTTGCTCTTTAACAAAGTGTGGACAAAATTCTGTGAATATGTGAACTTGAAAGAAGGGGATGTTTGTGTGTTTTCGCGTATAGAGCATTCGCAGAGGTTGAAAATAAGTATCATTGATAATGATAATGACAATGAATTAAAAACTGAAG TTCATGGAAGTGGAATTTCAGCCAAAAAATGTTTCAAAATGGTTAGTCATGACATGCTGCATGACGGGAATCTG GAATTACCATCAAAGTTTATAGACACTTATGGTTCAATGCTGGGTGACAAAGTTAGGCTGTCATTTGGTGATGGGTGGCGGTACATTGCTAAGTTCTCTAAGCACAATAAAAGTTTGTTCGATTTGGATGAAGTTTTCAACAATTATTCTGTGAGGGAGAGTTTTTGGATTTTCTTCAATTGTGTTGGTCCATCAAGTCTATACTTAACAATATTTAGCATAAATGGTATGGATATTCTTCATTCTGCACCCGCTAAAGTGTCTTTGAAAGAGCTGGGGAAAAGACCGTGTTTTGAGGTTACTGATATGTCTACGTCAGATTCAGATTCTTCAG GATTGGTTAATGAGATATCATCAGGAGGAAATCAAATACCTGGGATTTTGCATGATGCGGCTCAGGCAACTGTGGACGAATGTACATTTTAA
- the LOC141696244 gene encoding uncharacterized protein LOC141696244, which translates to MYGDRADIVAACITRSRLWSIFQVFLLTENMRMKQGESDSESEELKKFAKWFCDVQTENTVDNMIHSTYPNFAHKGQSTQYLSERAILTPTNQTVGHPISLIVDKLPGESVSYFSVDDVEEFGGIDEDLNEAFPIEYLNSLNVAGMPPHDLKLKVGVVVMLMRNGTRMIVTKCLRFCVECEVICGTFVGSKHFIPRMELSPSDTKMSFKLVRKQMPLQICYAMTINKSQGQSLKTVGLYLPKSVFSHGQYYVAISRVTSSTGLTIFVDDESGAATNITQNVVYKEVFYGLPEA; encoded by the exons ATGTATGGAGATCgtgctgatattgtagctgcaTGTATCACTAGGTCAAGGCTGTGGTCCATTTTCCAAGTATTCTTGCTGACAGAAAACATGCGCATGAAACAAGGTGAGAGTGATAGTGAAAGTGAAGAGCTTAAAAAGTTTGCAAAATGG TTCTGTGACGTACAAACTGAAAACACAGTTGATAACATGATTCATAGCACGTATCCTAATTTTGCTCACAAAGGGCAGAGTACACAGTACTTAAGCGAGAGAGCTATTTTGACCCCTACCAACCAGACTGTGGGCCACCCCATTTCGCTTATTGTAGACAAGCTCCCCGGAGAATCTGTGTCCTATTTTAGTGTTGATGATGTAGAGGAATTTGGTGGGATAGATGAGGATCTGAATGAAGCCTTCCCAATAGAGTATTTGAACTCCTTAAATGTAGCTGGGATGCCACCTCATGATTTGAAACTGAAGGTTGGGGTTGTTGTTATGCTAATGCGTAATGGTACAAGGATGATTGTGACCAAATGCCTGAGATTCTGTGTGGAGTGTGAAGTAATATGTGGTACATTTGTTGGTTCGAAGCATTTTATTCCACGTATGGAGCTTTCTCCCTCAGATACAAAGATGTCATTCAAATTGGTACGGAAACAAATGCCTTTACAGATTTGCTATGCCATGACAATCAACAAATCTCAAGGTCAATCCCTGAAGACAGTTGGGCTATACTTACCTAAGTCAGTGTTCAGTCATGGACAGTACTATGTTGCTATTAGTCGAGTAACCTCATCCACTGGCCTCACTATAtttgttgatgatgagtctggtGCAGCTACAAATATCACCCAGAATGTTGTTTACAAAGAAGTTTTTTACGGCCTTCCAGAAGCTTAG
- the LOC141696245 gene encoding uncharacterized protein LOC141696245 → MAETIKKELEIESVDLNLGDGDGYTVISDQQKGLDNALKDVLPWVKHRLCTRHIYSNLRKRFPSLAVKRPFWNACCATHPVAHQRAMKDLQKTSKAAHDQLSKLDPKLWSKAFFFTHSKDDNVENNMSECFNTWIINERSISRGDVDSSNTGKGIVLPASYKIMEYVPGCIAPNCPDIISRVFRLKLDQLMVDIKDKKHFGVCIGVMYVVEFQKRGLPHVHMLIWLDADSKKNLKQNVDNFVSAEIPDPLLDLVGYAAVKEFMIHGPCGTVRTTFDDSGFPMYMRRRTNITVEIRKAELDNQWRKRKRQANDTDEGGIDEINAYFDGRYLCGAESAYRIFGFPIHHRSISVERLQFHLPGDKNCTFRANEALGKFAAREKNKFSKLEVFFYLNSVDVNARKYTYDKIPRFYMWNDGERKWTMRKRGFQIGRLCYVHHSTGEPWFLRLLLTKVRGATSFESLYTVNGVCYSTFCDACKEYGLLDDDKEWHEVLTQASAGGLPPQVRQLFVHIIVNCKVTDLKTLRSTHWKSMVDDILLRRCQSCPNTLFTFNDMQLQFYALGEIDELIRSVGKSLKKFDQLPQPPRNYLNNGTNNLIIEETSYDTRKMEYETAKLLQDCTEDQRKIYDAVIQSIDTNVGGIFFVYGSRGCGKTFLWRTLICKLHSQGKIMLPVTSSGIAATLMPGGRTAHSSLKFQQFLMNVQHIILPMIQMLRNS, encoded by the exons ATGGCTGAGACAATAAAAAAAGAGTTGGAAATTGAG AGTGTTGATCTAAATCTTGGAGATGGAGATGGCTATACAGTCATCAGTGACCAACAGAAGGGCCTTGACAATGCCCTAAAAGATGTGCTTCCATGGGTGAAACACCGGTTATGTACAAGACACATTTACAGCAATTTGAGGAAAAG GTTCCCATCACTTGCAGTGAAAAGACCTTTTTGGAATGCTTGTTGTGCAACACACCCTGTTGCACATCAAAGAGCTATGAAAGACCTTCAAAAAACTTCAAAGGCAGCTCATGATCAACTCTCCAAGTTGGATCCAAAACTGTGGAGTAAGGCTTTCTTCTTTACTCATTCAAAAGATGATAATGTAGAGAACAATATGAGTGAATGTTTCAATACATGGATCATAAATGAGAG ATCTATTAGCAGAGGTGATGTGGACAGTTCAAATACCGGTAAAGGTATAGTGCTGCCAGCTAGCTAC AAGATAATGGAGTATGTGCCTGGTTGCATTGCTCCAAACTGTCCTGACATCATATCAAGGGTGTTTAGGCTAAAACTTGATCAGTTAATGGTAGATATTAAGGACAAAAAACACTTTGGTGTTTGTATTGGAG TTATGTATGTCGTCGAGTTTCAGAAAAGAGGCCTTCCACATGTACATATGTTAATATGGCTAGATGCTGATTCCAAAAAAAACCTCAAGCAGAATGTGGATAATTTTGTATCCGCAGAAATCCCAGATCCTTTATTAGATCTGGTTGGTTATGCAGCCGTGAAGGAATTTATGATCCACGGTCCATGTG GTACTGTGCGAACTACTTTTGATGACAGTGGTTTCCCGATGTATATGCGACGCAGGACAAACATTACTGTTGAAATAAGGAAGGCTGAGCTAGACAACCAGTGG AGAAAGAGAAAAAGGCAAGCGAATGACACAGATGAGGGGGGAATAGATGAGATAAATGCATATTTTGATGGGAGATATTTATGCGGTGCTGAATCAGCCTATAGGATTTTTGGCTTCCCTATCCATCATAGAAGTATATCTGTTGAGAGACTTCAATTTCACTTACCAGGTGACAAAAACTGCACCTTCCGTGCCAATGAAGCGCTAGGGAAATTTGCTGCTAGGGAGAAGAACAAGTTCAGTAAACTGGAAGTCTTTTTTTATTTAAACTCTGTTGATGTTAATGCACGGAAGTACACTTATGATAAAATCCCACGGTTTTATATGTGGAATGATGGTGAGAGAAAATGGACCATGAGGAAGCGTGGTTTTCAAATAGGTAGATTATGTTATGTACATCACAGTACGGGTGAGCCTTGGTTTCTTCGTTTATTGCTTACAAAGGTACGTGGTGCCACCTCCTTTGAGTCTTTATATACCGTTAATGGAGTATGTTACAGTACATTTTGCGATGCCTGTAAAGAGTATGGTTTACTTGATGATGATAAAGAATGGCATGAAGTGTTGACTCAAGCTTCTGCAGGTGGATTACCTCCCCAGGTTCGACAGCTTTTTGTCCATATTATTGTCAATTGTAAAGTCACTGATTTGAAGACTTTAAGGAGTACACATTGGAAGAGCATGgttgatgacattttactcaGACGATGTCAAAGTTGTCCAAATACCTTATTCACTTTTAATGACATGCAACTGCAGTTCTATGCTTTAGGAG AGATAGATGAGTTGATCCGGTCAGTTGGTAAATCCTTGAAGAAATTTGATCAGTTGCCTCAACCTCCTCGCAACTATTTGAACAATGGAACAAACAATTTGATAATTGAAGAGACAAGTTATGACACCAGGAAGATGGAGTATGAAACTGCCAAGCTACTACAGGACTGTACAGAGGACCAGAGGAAAATATATGATGCAGTAATACAATCTATTGACACTAACGTTGGAGGGATTTTCTTCGTTTATGGTAGTAGGGGTTGTGGAAAGACATTCTTATGGAGAACTCTTATATGTAAGTTACATTCACAAGGTAAAATTATGCTTCCAGTTACTTCTTCAGGGATTGCTGCCACATTAATGCCCGGTGGTCGGACTGCGCACTCCAGTTTAAAATTCCAACAGTTCTTGATGAATGTTCAACATATAATATTGCCCATGATTCAGATGTTACGTAACTCATAA